In Nicotiana tabacum cultivar K326 chromosome 19, ASM71507v2, whole genome shotgun sequence, one DNA window encodes the following:
- the LOC142173567 gene encoding uncharacterized protein LOC142173567, which yields MCVVSDQNESILKVTSTVYTGMPHYVCMWHIWTNVRSKFKKGHLKISELYFATTRSYTLDEFNERMSKIEKIDTRIKAYLYDISYYKWSRVHATVNKTWTMTSNIAESLNTVTKDARELLVAELLEYMRTLLERWTNEKLLNVKGTFTYLGKKYNKELEDNRILSHKMRVRASTDYIQAVINGMKRFIVCLQNKRCSCGQFQLDELPCPHALAALRHRNESYESYCSPY from the exons atgtgtgttgtttcgGACCAGAATGAGAGTATCTTGAAGGTAACATCTACGGTTTATACTGGCATGCCACATTATGTttgcatgtggcatatttggacaaatgTAAGGTCAAAGTTCAAGAAAGGTCATCTAAAGATAAGCGAATTGTACTTTGCCACGACACGATCATACACgcttgatgaatttaatgaaagaatGTCAAAGATTGAAAAGATCGACACACGTATTAAAGCATACCTATATGATATTAGTTATTACAAATGGTCTCGGGTACATGCTACGGTGAACAAAACATGGACGATGACATCGAATATTGCAGAGTCTTTAAATACGGTAACCAAAGATGCAAGAGAGCTGCTCGTGGCTGAACTATTAGAGTACATGAGGACTCTTCTTGAACGTTGGACTAATGAAAAGTTATTGAATGTAAAGGGTACGTTCACATACCTTGgaaaaaaatacaacaaagagttgGAGGACAACAGGATATTATCGCATAAGATGAGA gtgagggcttcaacaGATTACATCCAAGCTGTGATAAATGGTATGAAACGCTTCATTGTTTGCCTTCAAAACAAGAGATGTAGTTGTGGACAATTCCAACTTGATGAACTTCCTTGTCCACATGCTTTGGCGGCTTTGAGGCACAGGAACGAGTCTTATGAAAGCTATTGTTCTCCTTATTAA
- the LOC107766363 gene encoding tRNA-dihydrouridine(47) synthase [NAD(P)(+)]-like, whose amino-acid sequence MENQALTDSSPAATATEQPEAPVQQPSSNTDDGGVNQPFRTPEELVSKAIAPVKREYLRPPPSRPSNNNNNNGTVGVENDDAAEAKSAPILKEKKSKRQIKRERRQEQKSPLHICPEVAKTGKVSACPYSDKCRFSHDLEAFKAEKPADIEGSCPFLVYEGPCPYGLACRFAGTHEDDVSAQTEKISRKSFELNFFNKDTQKLLWKNKMKFPKAEATLKLLGLKGHPKDKILVDKEENDEVVPKEPATDTKTDSNEAASDCSNKVEITPSISPEDDVDENNLADDIRPLKKAKSSIDEICSSQVSNGSSVQGEVLDSNCDVNKSEPTADTVTDSDKSLKLHPREKKLIDFRDKLYLAPLTTVGNLPFRRVCKVLGADVTSGEMAMCTNLLQGQASEWALLRRHSSENLFGVQICGAYPDTVTKTVELIEQECTVDFIDINMGCPIDIVVNKGAGSALLTKPMRMKSVVEAASATVGIPVTIKVRTAYFEGKNRIDSLIADIGNWGATAVTIHGRSRQQRYSKLADWDYIYQCVQRAPKSLQVLGNGDVFSYLDWNKHKTDSPELSTCMIARGALIKPWIFTEIKEQRHWDITSGERLDILKDYARFGLEHWGSDSKGVETTRHFLLEWLSYTCRYVPVGLLDIIPQRINWRPPSYYGRDDLETLMASDSAADWIRISEMLLGKVPVGFSFSPKHKSNAYDRAENG is encoded by the exons ATGGAGAACCAAGCCCTAACGGACTCGTCGCCGGCGGCGACTGCGACGGAACAGCCGGAAGCTCCAGTACAGCAACCTTCGTCGAATACCGATGACGGTGGAGTAAATCAACCATTTCGAACTCCAGAGGAGTTAGTTTCTAAAGCCATAGCTCCTGTGAAGAGAGAGTATCTTCGCCCTCCACCTTCTAGAccttcaaacaacaacaacaacaatggcaccGTTGGAGTCGAAAACGACGATGCAGCTGAGGCCAAAAGCGCTCCTATTCTTAAGGAGAAGAAATCCAAACGCCAAATTAAACGTGAACGCCGTCAG GAACAAAAATCACCATTGCATATCTGTCCCGAGGTTGCCAAAACTGGAAAAGTTAGTGCGTGCCCTTATAGTGACAAATGTCGATTTAGTCATGACTTGGAAGCTTTTAAAGCTGAG AAACCAGCCGATATAGAGGGTAGTTGCCCTTTTCTGGTTTATGAAGGGCCATGCCCTTATGGATTGGCTTGTAGGTTTGCAGGGACCCACGAAGATGATGTTTCAGCTCAAACTGAGAAGATATCTAGGAAGAGTTTTGAACTAAATTTTTTTAATAAGGACACTCAGAAACTTCTGTGGAAAAACAAAATGAAGTTTCCGAAGGCTGAAGCCACTCTCAAACTTCTTGGACTTAAG GGCCATCCGAAAGATAAAATATTGGTTGATAAAGAGGAAAATGACGAAGTTGTGCCAAAAGAACCAGCCACTGATACCAAAACAGACAGCAATGAAGCTGCTAGTGACTGCTCTAATAAAGTGGAGATCACTCCTTCCATTTCACCAGAAGATGATGTAGATGAAAATAATTTGGCTGATGATATTAGACCTTTAAAGAAGGCAAAATCATCAATCGATGAAATTTGTTCCTCCCAAGTTAGCAATG GTTCAAGTGTCCAGGGGGAAGTTCTTGACAGCAATTGTGATGTGAATAAATCAGAGCCAACTGCTGACACGGTTACAGATTCTGATAAAAGCCTAAAATTGCACCCCCGTGAAAAAAAGCTTATTGATTTTCGAGATAAGCTCTATCTTGCGCCTTTGACCACAGTTGGTAATCTGCCTTTTCGGAGAGTTTGCAAGGTGCTAGGAGCTGATGTAACATCTGGTGAGATGGCAATGTGCACAAATCTTTTGCAG GGCCAAGCATCTGAGTGGGCACTGCTGAGACGGCATTCGTCCGAGAATTTGTTTGGTGTTCAGATTTGTGGAGCTTATCCAGACACTGTTACAAAGACAGTTGAGCTTATTGAACAAGAATGCACTGTGGATTTCATTGATATTAACATGGGATGCCCGATTGATATTGTAGTTAACAAGGGTGCTGGATCAGCTCTTCTTACAAAACCAATGCGGATGAAGAGTGTAGTAGAAGCTGCTTCGGCAACAGTTGGTATACCAGTAACTATCAAG GTAAGAACTGCTTATTTTGAGGGGAAGAATCGCATTGATTCTCTCATAGCAGATATTGGTAATTGGGGTGCAACTGCAGTTACCATACATGGTAGATCACGTCAACAGCGCTATAGTAAACTTGCTGACTGGGATTACATCTACCAATGTGTACAAAGGGCCCCCAAGTCTTTACAAGTCCTTGGAAACGGTGATGTATTTTCTTATTTAGACTGGAACAAGCACAAAACTGACTCCCCTGAGCTTTCCACATGTATGATCGCCCGAGGTGCATTGATAAAG CCGTGGATATTTACTGAAATCAAGGAACAGAGGCACTGGGACATTACATCTGGGGAGCGGCTAGATATCTTGAAGGATTATGCACGATTTGGCCTTGAACACTGGGGTTCTGATTCAAAAG GAGTGGAGACGACCAGACACTTTTTGTTGGAGTGGCTTAGTTACACATGTCGGTATGTTCCAGTTGGCCTGTTAGACATTATCCCACAAAGAATAAATTGGCGACCACCCTCATACTACGGTAGGGATGACCTCGAGACACTAATGGCCTCTGATTCTGCTGCAGACTGG ATAAGGATATCCGAAATGTTACTAGGCAAGGTTCCTGTTGGCTTTTCGTTTTCACCAAAGCACAAGTCCAATGCTTATGACAGAGCAGAGAACGGCTAA
- the LOC107766361 gene encoding putative ribosome-binding factor A, chloroplastic, giving the protein MQHLVIQIPRLRPLPPSTQCLFPATMSSSPSVFTAKPLSLRQFNSPVLITHSKSVKLRFIRCMANPRRVKMVAKQIQRELSDMLLTDKVLQYAVLPEAALGADRYLSSLTTISDVEVSTDLQVVKVYVSVFGDERGKEVALSGLKSKAKYVRSELGRRMKLRLTPEIRFIEDESLERGSRVLAILDRIKDENENKNAPSGASDNNDQSDDDGDWEGDDPDDEGIIYVK; this is encoded by the exons ATGCAGCACCTCGTAATCCAAATTCCACGTTTACGTCCTCTCCCGCCGTCCACACAATGCCTCTTTCCGGCAACAATGAGTTCGTCTCCGTCGGTTTTCACGGCGAAGCCTCTCAGTCTCCGGCAATTCAACTCTCCAGTGCTGATAACCCACAGCAAGAGTGTAAAACTTCGGTTCATTAGATGTATGGCGAATCCTCGGAGAGTTAAAATGGTGGCTAAACAGATACAAAGAGAGCTCTCCGACATGTTACTTACGGATAAGGTGTTACAGTACGCTGTTCTACCTGAAGCTGCTCTTGGTGCGGATCGATACCTTTCTTCGCTTACTACTATCAGTGATGTTGAAGTTTCAACGGATTTGCAG GTTGTAAAGGTCTATGTCTCTGTGTTTGGAGATGAAAGAGGTAAAGAAGTGGCTTTGTCTGGCTTGAAGTCAAAAGCAAAATATGTAAGGAGTGAGCTAGGTAGGCGAATGAAGTTGCGACTGACTCCCGAGATTCGTTTCATTGAAGATGAGTCCCTTGAACGAGGAAGCAGA GTACTTGCTATATTGGACAGGATTAAGGATGAGAACGAGAACAAGAATGCACCATCCGGAGCTTCCGATAACAATGACCAAAGCGATGATGATGGGGATTGGGAGGGTGACGACCCCGATGATGAAGGCATTATTTATGTGAAATAG
- the LOC107766358 gene encoding amidophosphoribosyltransferase, chloroplastic has translation MAATVSTASAAATNKSPLSQPLDKPFCSPSQKLLSLSPKTLPKPYRTLVTASSKNPLNDVVSFKKSADNTLDSYFDDEDKPREECGVVGIYGDSEASRLCYLALHALQHRGQEGAGIVAVNDDVLKSITGVGLVSDVFNESKLDQLPGDMAIGHVRYSTAGSSMLKNVQPFVASYKFGSVGVAHNGNLVNYKLLRGELEENGSIFNTSSDTEVVLHLIAISKARPFLLRIVEACEKIEGAYSMVFVTEDKLVAVRDPHGFRPLVMGRRSNGAVVFASETCALDLIEATYEREVNPGEVVVVDKDGVHSICLMPHPEHKSCIFEHIYFALPNSVVFGRSVYESRRAFGEILATEAPVECDVVIAVPDSGVVAALGYAAKAGVPFQQGLIRSHYVGRTFIEPSQKIRDFGVKLKLSPVRAVLEGKRVVVVDDSIVRGTTSSKIVRLLKEAGAKEVHMRIASPPIIASCYYGVDTPSSDELISNRMSVEEIKEFIGSDSLAFLPMDSLNKLLGNDSRSFCYACFSGNYPVEPTGKVKRIGDFMDDGLSGDMDSIDGGWLPGSSRVQKTILNEVRTG, from the coding sequence ATGGCCGCCACCGTCTCCACCGCCTCTGCCGCCGCCACCAATAAATCTCCTCTTTCGCAGCCCCTCGACAAACCCTTTTGCTCCCCATCTCAAAAGCTCTTATCTTTATCCCCTAAAACCCTCCCAAAACCCTATAGAACTCTCGTCACCGCATCTTCCAAAAACCccttaaacgacgtcgtttcgtttAAGAAATCAGCTGACAATACATTGGACTCGTATTTTGACGATGAAGACAAACCCCGTGAAGAGTGTGGCGTTGTGGGCATCTATGGCGACTCAGAAGCTTCACGCCTTTGCTATTTAGCACTTCACGCGCTTCAACACCGTGGCCAAGAAGGCGCCGGCATTGTCGCCGTTAACGACGACGTTCTTAAGTCAATTACAGGTGTTGGGTTAGTATCCGACGTGTTCAATGAGTCAAAGCTTGACCAACTCCCTGGTGACATGGCAATTGGCCACGTAAGGTACTCTACTGCTGGCTCTTCTATGTTAAAAAATGTTCAGCCTTTTGTTGCTAGTTATAAATTTGGGTCAGTTGGTGTTGCCCATAATGGTAATTTAGTGAATTATAAGTTACTGCGTGGTGAACTAGAAGAGAATGGGTCAATTTTTAATACGAGTTCTGATACTGAAGTGGTACTTCACCTTATTGCTATATCGAAAGCTAGGCCTTTTTTATTGAGGATTGTTGAGGCTTGTGAAAAAATTGAAGGTGCTTATTCTATGGTGTTTGTTACTGAGGATAAGTTGGTTGCCGTAAGGGATCCTCATGGGTTTAGGCCATTGGTTATGGGTAGGAGAAGTAATGGTGCTGTTGTTTTTGCGTCGGAGACGTGTGCTTTGGATTTGATTGAGGCTACTTATGAGAGGGAGGTGAATCCTGGTGAGGTTGTTGTTGTGGATAAAGATGGGGTTCATTCTATTTGTTTGATGCCTCATCCCGAGCATAAATCTTGTATCTTTGAGCATATTTACTTTGCTCTGCCTAATTCGGTCGTGTTTGGGAGGTCTGTGTACGAGTCTAGGCGTgcttttggagagattcttgcgacTGAAGCTCCCGTGGAATGTGATGTTGTGATAGCAGTTCCTGATTCGGGTGTCGTGGCTGCGCTCGGTTATGCTGCTAAAGCGGGGGTACCGTTTCAACAAGGTTTGATAAGGTCGCATTATGTTGGTAGGACATTTATCGAGCCGTCGCAGAAGATAAGGGATTTCGGGGTGAAGCTTAAGTTGTCACCAGTTAGGGCAGTATTGGAGGGGAAAAGGGTTGTGGTCGTGGACGATTCAATCGTTAGAGGGACGACCTCGTCCAAGATTGTGAGGTTGTTGAAGGAGGCGGGTGCGAAAGAGGTTCATATGAGGATTGCAAGCCCACCAATTATAGCTTCTTGTTATTATGGAGTGGATACTCCTAGTTCAGATGAGCTGATATCAAATAGGATGAGTGTGGAGGAGATTAAGGAGTTCATTGGATCGGATTCGCTTGCTTTTCTGCCAATGGATAGCTTGAATAAGTTGTTAGGCAATGATTCTAGAAGCTTTTGCTATGCTTGCTTTTCGGGCAATTACCCGGTCGAGCCGACGGGTAAGGTTAAAAGGATTGGGGATTTCATGGATGATGGATTAAGTGGAGATATGGATTCCATTGATGGTGGTTGGCTACCAGGAAGTAGTAGGGTTCAAAAGACTATCTTGAATGAAGTTAGAACCGGCTAA
- the LOC107766359 gene encoding peptidyl-prolyl cis-trans isomerase Pin1-like produces MASNQVRASHILIKHEGSRRKASWKDPEGRVICNTTRDAAVTQLKAFRDDIISGKSKFEDVASRFSDCSSAKRGGDLGPFGRGQMQKPFEDNTFALKVGEISDIIDTDSGVHIILRTG; encoded by the exons ATGGCGTCGAACCAAGTGAGGGCATCGCACATACTGATAAAACACGAGGGATCAAGACGCAAAGCATCATGGAAAGATCCAGAAGGCCGCGTTATATGTAACACTACCAGAGACGCCGCCGTTACCCAGCTCAAAGCCTTTCGCGATGACATCATCTCCGGCAAATCTAAGTTTGAAGATGTTGCTTCTCGCTTCTCTGATTGCAGCTCCGCCAAACGCGGTGGCGATCTCG GTCCATTTGGCCGAGGGCAGATGCAGAAACCTTTTGAAGATAATACTTTCGCACTGAAGGTTGGTGAGATCAGTGACATCATTGATACTGATAGTGGTGTTCACATTATTCTGAGAACCGGTTAG